From Diaminobutyricibacter sp. McL0608, one genomic window encodes:
- a CDS encoding right-handed parallel beta-helix repeat-containing protein, which produces MTGRRGRRAALLALLGAGVVVASALIPLKAQADPATIYYASPDGKGAGHCSQAQPCSIERAQHVVRPAAKHGDATIQLADGTYRLTAPLQFGSDDGGGDHTITWTAAPGAHPIITGASQVSGWSHSSAGSGVWEANTPSGLDTRQLFVNGVIAPRASIRIANADVTPTATGLTIKNPALAYLASLPDQGRIEFETLGDFTNRISPVQSISPSQITMAQPAWNNNTWGWDTVQNSFLAGPSWYLDNSLSFLTSVGQWYIDPTAGKLYYKPAAGVDPNTLDVELPRLQSLVSIGGTYDKPVTGLAFSGIQFSGTSWLEPSSPDGYADQQNGTFIKGNYDYRPTDAFTSCSRGCESFERARNTWFQEPAAVQVSAASRISFTGNTFTNLGQSALGIGNDDNATLTGIGLGASGIDVVGNRFMEDSGHGIVVGGVRPDAHHPSDPRMTNSDVTLENNTVDHVSVDYKDNGGILSTYVTNAHILHNEVSNVPYDAIDTGFGWGINDAGGSNDYVDRGYYNWSPLYTTPTTLKNNTVEGNLVHNTKARFADGGSIYNLSASPGTVVDKNYEFNISGVALYLDEGSRSMTYENNVIQGGGAWAFTNAYSLRNNTSDNVLQNNWYNSGGASTPNAAVHNNTLINNVKVNGTNWPAAARDVICAAGVEAQYRTSLNANLFGFTGCPTNSPVGSGYSTTGTSAASSVFGQNGGAFGIAAQGADVWGAGGQHDDQFGAIYRAGSFNSTSSISTRVVSVNDANTNAKSGVMVRNDITKAGASAGYAVVAVTARNGVVFDWDSNGDGYVDTEAKASVDIYRPIWVKLARNGTSFTASYSYDGANYVTIGSPVTIGSAAATQDAGLFSSSHDVTQSAINQFDSVAFTQ; this is translated from the coding sequence ATGACGGGGCGAAGGGGGCGGCGCGCAGCACTACTCGCGCTGCTCGGTGCCGGCGTCGTCGTCGCGTCAGCACTCATTCCCTTGAAAGCACAGGCTGATCCAGCGACGATCTACTACGCGTCACCGGACGGCAAAGGTGCGGGACACTGCAGCCAGGCGCAACCGTGTTCGATCGAGCGCGCCCAGCACGTGGTTCGACCGGCGGCCAAACATGGCGACGCAACGATCCAACTCGCCGACGGCACCTATCGCCTGACCGCCCCGCTGCAATTCGGAAGCGACGACGGTGGCGGCGACCACACCATCACCTGGACAGCCGCCCCAGGAGCCCACCCGATCATCACCGGCGCTTCGCAGGTGTCCGGCTGGTCGCATTCCTCGGCCGGTTCAGGCGTCTGGGAGGCGAACACGCCGAGTGGACTCGACACGCGACAGCTCTTCGTCAACGGAGTGATCGCGCCGCGCGCATCCATTCGCATCGCCAATGCAGATGTCACACCGACCGCGACCGGACTCACCATCAAGAATCCGGCGCTCGCCTACCTCGCGTCACTCCCCGACCAGGGGCGCATCGAGTTCGAGACACTGGGCGACTTCACGAATCGCATCTCGCCCGTCCAGAGCATCAGCCCGTCCCAGATCACGATGGCGCAGCCCGCGTGGAACAACAACACCTGGGGCTGGGACACGGTGCAGAACTCCTTCCTCGCCGGCCCCAGCTGGTATCTCGACAACTCGCTGAGCTTCCTCACCTCCGTGGGTCAGTGGTACATCGACCCCACTGCCGGCAAGCTGTACTACAAGCCCGCGGCAGGGGTGGACCCCAACACACTCGACGTGGAGCTGCCGCGACTGCAGTCCCTCGTCAGCATCGGCGGCACCTACGACAAGCCGGTGACCGGACTCGCTTTCAGCGGAATCCAGTTCTCGGGCACCTCGTGGCTCGAGCCCTCGTCACCCGACGGCTATGCCGATCAGCAGAACGGCACCTTCATCAAGGGCAACTACGATTACCGCCCGACCGACGCGTTCACCAGTTGCTCCCGTGGCTGTGAGTCGTTCGAGCGCGCTCGCAACACCTGGTTCCAGGAGCCCGCGGCCGTGCAGGTGTCGGCCGCCAGCCGCATTTCGTTCACCGGCAACACCTTCACGAATCTGGGCCAGTCGGCGCTGGGCATCGGAAACGATGACAATGCGACGCTCACCGGCATCGGCCTGGGGGCCAGCGGCATCGACGTCGTGGGCAACCGTTTCATGGAAGACAGCGGCCACGGAATCGTCGTCGGCGGAGTCCGGCCGGATGCTCACCATCCCAGTGACCCGCGAATGACGAACAGCGATGTCACCCTCGAGAACAACACCGTCGACCATGTTTCTGTGGATTACAAGGACAACGGTGGCATCCTCAGCACCTACGTCACCAACGCCCACATCCTCCACAACGAAGTCTCGAACGTGCCGTACGACGCGATCGACACCGGGTTCGGCTGGGGCATCAACGATGCCGGCGGCTCGAACGACTACGTCGATCGCGGCTACTACAACTGGAGCCCGCTGTACACAACGCCGACGACGCTGAAGAACAACACCGTCGAAGGCAACCTCGTGCACAACACCAAGGCGCGCTTCGCAGACGGCGGATCGATCTACAACCTGTCCGCCAGCCCGGGCACGGTCGTTGACAAGAACTACGAGTTCAACATCTCCGGAGTCGCGCTCTACCTCGACGAAGGCTCACGGTCGATGACCTACGAGAACAATGTCATCCAGGGCGGCGGCGCATGGGCTTTCACCAACGCCTACAGTCTGCGGAACAACACGAGCGACAACGTGCTTCAGAACAACTGGTACAACTCCGGTGGGGCTTCGACACCGAATGCCGCGGTCCACAACAACACACTCATCAACAACGTGAAGGTGAACGGCACCAACTGGCCTGCCGCCGCACGCGATGTGATCTGTGCCGCCGGCGTTGAAGCGCAGTACCGCACTTCGCTGAACGCCAACCTGTTCGGGTTCACCGGCTGCCCGACGAATTCACCCGTCGGCTCCGGCTACAGCACGACCGGTACGTCAGCAGCGAGCTCGGTCTTCGGCCAGAACGGCGGAGCCTTCGGGATCGCGGCTCAGGGCGCCGATGTCTGGGGCGCCGGCGGGCAGCACGACGATCAGTTCGGCGCGATCTATCGTGCGGGCTCGTTCAACTCCACGTCGAGCATCTCTACCCGCGTCGTGTCCGTCAACGACGCCAACACGAACGCGAAGTCGGGAGTGATGGTGCGCAACGACATCACCAAGGCGGGAGCTTCGGCCGGCTACGCGGTAGTCGCCGTGACCGCCCGCAACGGCGTCGTGTTCGACTGGGACTCGAACGGTGACGGGTACGTCGACACCGAGGCCAAAGCGAGCGTCGACATCT
- a CDS encoding zinc-dependent alcohol dehydrogenase produces the protein MLAANYVGERTITVEERASLMPEPGEVRIAVAYVGICGTDLHVFHGDMDARVTKPATIGHEMSGTIEQIGADVEGWSVGDKVTVMPLAWDGTCPACLAGNMHICQNLDFIGIDSPGALQEYWNVPADVLVPLPAGVSLRDAALVEPVAVAVHDVRRSGLGAGDRVVVIGAGPIGTLIATVARTTGADVVVAEIDPTRRSAAEQLGLATFDPSAVDQVAWVEAWTDRAGADVVFEVSGAAAAVLGATSLAKVRGTLVVVAIHSQPRPMDLHRVFWRELTILGARVYERRDFERAVELVADGAIPADRLVTDVVPLAEVESAFRSLEAGKAMKILVEVRAR, from the coding sequence ATGTTGGCAGCAAACTATGTGGGAGAGCGCACGATCACTGTCGAGGAGCGGGCGTCACTGATGCCCGAGCCCGGCGAAGTGCGGATAGCGGTGGCCTATGTCGGCATCTGCGGCACCGATCTGCACGTGTTCCACGGCGACATGGATGCTCGCGTCACGAAGCCTGCGACGATCGGTCACGAAATGTCCGGGACGATCGAGCAGATCGGCGCCGATGTCGAGGGGTGGTCGGTCGGAGACAAAGTGACCGTGATGCCATTGGCGTGGGACGGAACGTGCCCGGCCTGTCTCGCAGGCAATATGCACATCTGCCAGAACCTCGATTTCATCGGAATCGACAGCCCGGGCGCGCTCCAGGAGTACTGGAACGTACCGGCCGACGTGCTCGTCCCTCTTCCGGCCGGCGTGTCCCTCCGTGACGCCGCCCTCGTCGAGCCTGTCGCAGTCGCAGTTCACGACGTCAGGCGGTCGGGTCTCGGTGCAGGAGACAGAGTTGTCGTCATCGGAGCCGGCCCGATCGGGACGCTGATCGCAACGGTCGCTCGGACGACCGGCGCCGACGTCGTCGTCGCCGAGATCGATCCGACCCGCCGATCCGCAGCGGAGCAGCTGGGCCTTGCTACGTTCGATCCCTCCGCTGTCGACCAGGTCGCATGGGTCGAGGCCTGGACGGACCGCGCCGGTGCCGACGTGGTCTTCGAGGTGTCCGGCGCTGCGGCCGCCGTTCTCGGCGCCACGAGTCTCGCGAAAGTCCGCGGCACCCTCGTCGTCGTTGCGATCCATTCGCAACCGCGGCCCATGGACCTTCACCGAGTCTTCTGGCGTGAGCTGACCATCCTGGGAGCGCGTGTCTACGAGCGCCGGGATTTCGAACGCGCCGTCGAGTTGGTGGCAGACGGGGCGATCCCGGCTGACCGTCTCGTCACCGATGTCGTGCCTCTGGCCGAGGTCGAATCCGCGTTCCGCTCGCTCGAAGCCGGCAAGGCGATGAAGATCCTCGTCGAGGTCCGGGCCCGATGA
- a CDS encoding SDR family oxidoreductase produces MSDSFDLSGRLAVVTGAKRGIGFAIAEALAAAGADIIGASATLDPTSSAIAGRVAELGREFSGHRVDLADRAQTVAFAEGVAAGERPVDILVNNAGTIRRAPATDHPAEWFDEVLEVDLTSGFVLSQILGRGMLERGQGRVIFTASLLSFQGGINVPGYAAAKSGVAGLIRALSNEWASRGVTVNGIAPGYIATDNTQALQDDPDRSQAILERIPAGRWGRPEDIGGAAVFLASDAAAYVSGVIVPVDGGWLAR; encoded by the coding sequence ATGAGCGACTCGTTCGATCTGAGTGGACGCCTGGCCGTCGTGACAGGCGCGAAACGCGGTATCGGCTTCGCCATCGCGGAGGCGCTCGCGGCGGCGGGCGCCGACATCATCGGAGCGTCGGCGACGCTCGATCCGACGTCGTCGGCCATCGCTGGCAGGGTGGCCGAACTCGGCCGCGAGTTCTCCGGACACCGGGTGGACCTGGCGGACAGGGCGCAGACGGTCGCCTTCGCCGAGGGTGTCGCCGCCGGAGAGCGGCCGGTCGACATCTTGGTGAACAATGCCGGGACAATCCGGCGTGCCCCGGCCACCGACCATCCGGCCGAATGGTTCGACGAAGTGCTGGAGGTCGACCTCACGAGTGGATTCGTGCTCAGCCAGATCCTGGGTCGCGGGATGCTTGAGCGTGGCCAGGGCCGGGTGATCTTCACCGCGTCCCTGCTGTCGTTCCAGGGCGGCATCAATGTGCCGGGCTACGCGGCGGCGAAATCGGGGGTGGCGGGCCTCATCCGCGCGCTCTCGAACGAGTGGGCCTCGCGAGGGGTGACAGTCAATGGGATCGCTCCCGGCTATATCGCGACCGACAACACGCAGGCCCTGCAGGACGATCCAGACCGATCGCAGGCGATCCTGGAACGGATCCCCGCTGGGCGGTGGGGTCGACCGGAGGATATCGGCGGGGCGGCGGTCTTCCTCGCCTCCGATGCTGCCGCTTATGTCTCCGGAGTGATCGTGCCCGTCGACGGGGGATGGCTGGCGCGATGA
- the eda gene encoding bifunctional 4-hydroxy-2-oxoglutarate aldolase/2-dehydro-3-deoxy-phosphogluconate aldolase codes for MIAFDPVLPVIVLDSAERAEPLGRTLVAAGIRQAEVTLRTPASLSALRILARTAGLRVGAGTVLDASQVDEAVDAGAAFVVSPGVADEVLARSRHRGVPAIPGIATATELMRARALGVRTVKFFPAEALGGTVALSALAAVFPDISFIPTGGIDEGRAAHYLALPSVIAIGGSWMVPRAAIAAGDFSTVEALCRHAMAATR; via the coding sequence ATGATCGCATTCGACCCCGTGCTGCCGGTCATCGTGCTCGATTCCGCCGAGAGGGCCGAGCCGCTCGGCAGAACTCTGGTCGCGGCCGGCATCCGACAAGCGGAAGTGACGTTGCGCACTCCGGCCTCGCTGTCTGCTCTCCGAATCCTCGCGCGTACAGCCGGCCTGAGGGTCGGAGCGGGAACAGTGCTGGACGCATCGCAGGTCGACGAGGCCGTCGACGCCGGGGCGGCCTTTGTCGTGAGCCCCGGCGTGGCCGATGAGGTGCTCGCCCGTTCCCGGCACCGAGGAGTACCCGCGATCCCCGGAATCGCGACGGCGACTGAACTGATGAGGGCTCGCGCCCTCGGCGTGCGTACGGTCAAGTTCTTCCCCGCAGAAGCGCTCGGCGGCACGGTCGCGCTGAGTGCTCTCGCTGCCGTCTTCCCTGACATCTCGTTCATACCGACCGGAGGCATAGACGAGGGCCGCGCCGCCCACTATCTCGCTCTGCCCTCGGTGATCGCGATCGGGGGGAGCTGGATGGTCCCGCGTGCGGCGATCGCGGCCGGAGACTTCTCGACCGTCGAGGCGCTGTGCCGGCACGCGATGGCTGCAACCCGATGA
- a CDS encoding sugar kinase, translating to MSGHVLTFGETMGLFRTTEFGDLADVSGASIGTGGADSNVAIGLARLGVESVWVGRVGSDGLGRRVLRDIRGEGVDVRAIVDPGAPTGLMVKEKRTPHTTRVSFYRAGSAGSRLSPGDIAPELVAGASLVHVTGITASISASARQVVREVIELAVRSGVPVSFDVNHRPSLWRDDDPSELYREIAARADIVFAGEDEAALLTGLPPDDTVSLGRALAAAGRGIAVVKRGAAGSLAWSEGVPIECEAITVPVIDSVGAGDAFVAGFLSAYLRGEGMAACLHLATVAGAFACMGPGDWESMPRIDDIRMLEDNDPVTR from the coding sequence ATGAGTGGCCACGTCCTGACCTTCGGCGAGACCATGGGGTTGTTCCGCACCACCGAGTTCGGCGATCTGGCCGACGTCAGCGGCGCCAGCATCGGGACGGGCGGCGCGGACAGCAACGTCGCGATCGGGCTCGCGCGTCTGGGTGTCGAGTCGGTCTGGGTTGGGCGCGTAGGCTCGGACGGCCTCGGTCGTCGTGTCCTGCGCGACATCAGGGGCGAGGGCGTCGACGTGCGTGCGATCGTCGACCCCGGGGCGCCAACCGGCCTGATGGTCAAGGAGAAGCGCACCCCGCACACGACGAGGGTCTCCTTCTATCGCGCCGGCAGCGCAGGCAGCCGGCTCTCACCCGGCGACATCGCTCCGGAACTGGTGGCAGGTGCGTCATTGGTGCACGTCACCGGAATCACGGCGTCGATCTCCGCTTCAGCGCGCCAGGTCGTCCGCGAGGTGATCGAACTCGCCGTGCGATCGGGTGTACCTGTCTCGTTCGACGTGAACCACCGGCCGTCGTTGTGGCGGGATGACGATCCGTCCGAGCTGTACCGGGAGATCGCGGCACGCGCGGACATCGTTTTCGCCGGTGAAGACGAAGCGGCGCTCCTCACGGGCCTGCCCCCAGACGATACGGTCTCGCTCGGGCGGGCCCTCGCAGCGGCCGGCCGGGGCATCGCTGTCGTGAAGCGTGGGGCAGCCGGCAGCCTGGCGTGGTCGGAAGGGGTGCCGATCGAGTGCGAGGCGATCACGGTACCTGTCATCGATTCCGTCGGCGCCGGCGACGCCTTCGTCGCGGGCTTCCTGTCGGCCTATCTCCGAGGGGAGGGCATGGCGGCGTGCCTGCATCTTGCCACTGTCGCGGGCGCCTTCGCCTGCATGGGACCCGGCGACTGGGAGAGCATGCCGCGGATCGACGACATCCGGATGCTCGAAGATAACGATCCTGTCACGCGCTGA
- a CDS encoding ABC transporter substrate-binding protein has protein sequence MVGIPTVVRARRRSALTAAAFGAAAALLILTGCSNGGSTTNGSYGFPEAKQDPASTITVWVDADRQAAAKAFEKANPDTKIKVVTYDGSANGSNSFKTKMQLFDRAGSGWPDVVFSSQNNDAAWASQKSGGKQAFAAVLDKGLVPKDTLSNFTEGALNPCTVSGEVYCLRNDLAQAVLWYNKSLMDKFGYALPTTWEEYQALGEKVAKEHPGYIIGSAGDAWTPEVFMWASKCQANDVTGVKSVTVKTDSTECKRAGSLLDTLRKDGTVPVVSVFTPEFVKNYSGKVLMMPGPAWYAGAIFNNPQSLNVPAGQLGVAAPLPWKGEDSAVTGNVGGGTWFISSHSKNLKAAEQFAQFVTTADDYQVAVAPGYPAYAPAAEKWIAKQESSNYFATPLKPIVTAASQVWDGWGYPIFSQEAVWAKTMTPAITGGQSIVDLLPTWQQAIENQAKVNGYKVN, from the coding sequence ATGGTCGGAATACCCACTGTGGTGCGTGCACGCCGCCGATCGGCGCTCACTGCTGCCGCGTTCGGCGCCGCTGCGGCGCTCCTGATTCTCACCGGTTGCAGCAACGGCGGGAGCACAACCAACGGGTCGTACGGCTTTCCCGAAGCCAAGCAGGACCCCGCCTCGACGATCACCGTCTGGGTGGATGCGGACCGCCAGGCGGCCGCCAAGGCATTCGAGAAGGCAAACCCGGACACCAAAATCAAGGTCGTGACCTACGACGGCTCTGCGAACGGCTCGAACTCGTTCAAGACGAAGATGCAACTCTTCGACCGGGCGGGCAGCGGCTGGCCGGACGTCGTGTTCTCGAGCCAGAACAACGACGCCGCCTGGGCCAGCCAGAAGAGCGGCGGCAAGCAGGCGTTCGCCGCCGTGCTCGACAAGGGCCTGGTTCCCAAGGACACGCTCAGCAACTTCACCGAGGGCGCACTTAACCCGTGCACGGTGAGCGGCGAGGTGTACTGCCTCCGCAACGACCTCGCCCAGGCGGTGCTCTGGTACAACAAGTCGCTCATGGACAAGTTCGGCTACGCACTGCCCACGACGTGGGAGGAGTACCAGGCTCTCGGCGAGAAGGTCGCGAAAGAACATCCCGGCTACATCATCGGATCCGCCGGTGACGCCTGGACGCCCGAGGTCTTCATGTGGGCGAGCAAATGCCAGGCCAATGACGTGACCGGCGTGAAATCGGTAACCGTCAAGACCGATTCGACCGAGTGCAAACGAGCCGGCTCGCTGCTCGACACCCTGCGCAAGGACGGCACCGTTCCCGTGGTCAGTGTGTTCACTCCCGAGTTCGTGAAGAACTACTCCGGCAAGGTACTCATGATGCCCGGGCCGGCGTGGTACGCAGGCGCCATCTTCAACAACCCGCAGTCGCTCAACGTCCCGGCCGGCCAGCTGGGCGTCGCGGCACCGCTTCCCTGGAAGGGTGAGGACAGCGCCGTCACCGGCAACGTCGGCGGCGGAACCTGGTTCATCTCCAGCCACTCGAAGAATCTGAAGGCGGCCGAACAGTTCGCCCAGTTCGTCACGACGGCCGACGACTACCAGGTCGCAGTGGCGCCCGGTTATCCGGCCTACGCACCGGCCGCAGAGAAGTGGATCGCCAAGCAGGAGTCGAGCAACTACTTCGCGACTCCGCTGAAGCCGATTGTGACGGCTGCCTCGCAAGTGTGGGATGGCTGGGGCTACCCCATCTTCAGCCAGGAGGCGGTCTGGGCCAAGACCATGACCCCAGCGATCACGGGTGGCCAGTCGATCGTGGATCTGCTTCCGACGTGGCAGCAGGCCATCGAGAATCAGGCCAAGGTCAACGGATACAAGGTGAACTGA
- a CDS encoding carbohydrate ABC transporter permease: protein MTLAPPSDRLTVDASGRRRSARSGRAPGRTPIGYVFVSLYALLALAFGIIPTLYAILLAFTNADGGFAGFNNFVTVVTDFRFWPAVLHVTLYLVIWLIALVIFVVLLALLVHGLRARWASTSLRFVYYLPGALAGASSVLLWLFVLDPTASPVSGLLRLMGFNSFVQVIQPGNLPAIFAIIAFWTGAGGWIVIMYGALNNISTDILEAARIDGANAVQIAIRIQLPMLRKWIAYMGVMSLAAGTQLFVEPQLLSQASNGVVPNDYSLNQLAYQYAFEQNDFNGAAAISLILLIVALLLSWVFVTRGGLFERE, encoded by the coding sequence ATGACCCTCGCTCCACCGAGCGACCGGCTGACCGTCGACGCCTCCGGGCGTCGGCGGTCAGCCCGGAGCGGCCGAGCGCCGGGACGCACACCGATCGGCTACGTCTTCGTCTCGCTTTACGCCCTCCTCGCTCTTGCTTTCGGAATCATCCCCACGCTGTACGCGATACTGCTGGCGTTCACCAACGCCGACGGCGGCTTCGCCGGCTTCAACAACTTCGTGACGGTCGTCACAGACTTCCGGTTCTGGCCAGCGGTACTCCATGTGACCCTCTACCTGGTGATCTGGCTGATCGCACTCGTCATCTTCGTCGTGCTGCTCGCCCTCCTGGTGCACGGGCTGCGAGCACGGTGGGCCAGCACTTCACTGCGGTTCGTCTACTACCTTCCCGGTGCGCTCGCGGGGGCATCCAGCGTGCTCCTCTGGTTGTTCGTGCTCGATCCGACAGCCAGCCCGGTGAGCGGTCTCCTCCGCCTGATGGGTTTCAACAGCTTCGTGCAGGTGATCCAGCCAGGCAACCTTCCCGCCATTTTCGCAATCATCGCCTTCTGGACCGGAGCCGGTGGCTGGATCGTCATCATGTACGGCGCCTTGAACAACATCAGCACGGACATCCTCGAAGCTGCGCGCATCGACGGTGCGAACGCCGTCCAGATCGCGATACGCATCCAGCTTCCGATGCTGCGCAAGTGGATCGCCTACATGGGTGTCATGTCACTGGCGGCAGGGACGCAGCTGTTCGTGGAACCGCAGTTGCTGAGCCAGGCGAGCAACGGCGTGGTCCCGAATGACTACTCGCTGAACCAGCTGGCGTACCAGTACGCGTTCGAGCAGAACGACTTCAACGGCGCCGCCGCCATTTCGCTCATCCTGCTCATCGTCGCGCTCCTCTTGTCGTGGGTGTTCGTCACCCGCGGCGGTCTCTTCGAAAGGGAATGA
- a CDS encoding carbohydrate ABC transporter permease, translated as MTALSTGQRSRVSLRGWSGRAVAGLVLIVFVLFFVIPIVWLLFAVTKSSRALIVDNPFSLGSWTDFVANWNQLFGFQDGAVTTWIANSAEYALGALVITLVVSIPAGYALALTEFKLRKPLLVLTLVVMLIPSTALVLPIFLELNSVGLIGSPLSVILPMSFFPFGVYLTYIYFSTSIPRDLLAAARIDGCSELQVFARVALPLGAPIVALVAFFSFVQNWNNFFLPFVMLPSSDGYPIQVGLTSLLSSTPAFNPSSAGSDSVQLPTLALATIVSVLPVLIVFLFSQRFLVTGMTAGGTKE; from the coding sequence ATGACCGCACTCTCCACCGGGCAACGTAGCCGCGTCAGTCTTCGCGGCTGGAGCGGGCGTGCCGTCGCGGGGCTCGTCCTGATCGTATTCGTTCTCTTCTTCGTGATCCCGATCGTCTGGCTGCTGTTCGCAGTGACCAAATCATCGCGGGCGCTTATCGTCGACAATCCCTTTTCACTGGGTTCCTGGACCGACTTCGTCGCGAACTGGAACCAGTTGTTCGGGTTCCAGGACGGTGCTGTCACCACGTGGATTGCAAACTCGGCCGAGTATGCGCTCGGTGCCCTCGTCATCACCCTCGTGGTCAGCATTCCGGCCGGCTACGCTCTTGCGCTCACCGAATTCAAGCTGCGCAAGCCGCTCCTCGTCCTCACGCTGGTCGTGATGCTGATTCCGAGCACCGCACTGGTGCTTCCCATCTTCCTGGAGCTGAACAGCGTCGGGCTCATCGGAAGCCCGCTTTCGGTCATCCTGCCCATGTCGTTCTTTCCATTCGGCGTATACCTGACGTATATCTACTTCTCGACCAGCATTCCCCGCGACCTCCTGGCCGCGGCTCGGATCGACGGATGCAGTGAGCTGCAGGTCTTCGCCCGCGTCGCGTTGCCGCTGGGGGCGCCGATCGTCGCGCTGGTCGCGTTCTTCAGTTTTGTGCAGAACTGGAACAACTTCTTTCTCCCGTTCGTGATGCTCCCGTCGAGCGACGGGTATCCCATCCAGGTCGGCCTGACGTCCTTGTTGTCGTCGACTCCCGCGTTCAACCCCAGCTCCGCCGGATCGGACTCGGTCCAGCTGCCGACCTTGGCGCTGGCGACGATCGTTTCGGTGCTTCCCGTCCTCATCGTCTTTCTGTTTTCCCAGCGATTCCTGGTCACGGGCATGACTGCAGGAGGGACCAAGGAATGA
- a CDS encoding mandelate racemase/muconate lactonizing enzyme family protein: protein MGRLTGDVNGVQSGNTTQVPVLIIETDSGVEGVGLGAHGDIARVFPAVEGEDPRAVVALYDRMLDWVFKAGHSGATFGTIGAIDMALWDLKAKSADEPLWRTLGARERFVPGYASGLEFGLDDDDLAALYGEFADRGFKAGKLKGGRDIDRDLPRLEIMRESLSRNARHPAIMFDANESWNHAQAARYVAAIEERMDLTWVEEPLRRWDAAGMAALRGKIRAAIASGENLTGLEQYRPLLDANAIDIVQVGNVWGITHFLRVATLAHGRDLPVSPVAYNGNPVAHAAAAVPNLLTYEVQDLHFPVGLDIDQQFDDGGIVLGDRPGIGIVVDESQMTLAGAVPTIPAAAGPHIRPERAALRLVAEPDVIDVPVPPLRPVS from the coding sequence TTGGGGAGACTCACTGGTGACGTCAACGGCGTCCAGAGTGGCAACACGACTCAGGTCCCCGTCCTGATCATCGAGACCGACAGCGGGGTCGAGGGCGTGGGTCTCGGCGCCCATGGCGACATCGCGCGGGTCTTCCCGGCCGTCGAGGGCGAGGACCCGCGAGCAGTCGTCGCCCTGTATGACCGGATGCTCGACTGGGTGTTCAAGGCCGGTCATTCGGGCGCGACGTTCGGAACCATCGGCGCGATCGATATGGCGCTCTGGGATCTGAAGGCGAAAAGCGCGGATGAGCCCTTGTGGCGCACGCTCGGCGCCCGCGAACGATTCGTCCCAGGGTATGCGTCGGGACTCGAGTTCGGACTCGACGATGACGATCTCGCGGCGCTCTATGGCGAGTTCGCCGACCGCGGCTTCAAGGCCGGCAAGTTGAAGGGCGGCCGGGATATCGATCGGGACCTCCCGCGTCTGGAGATCATGAGGGAGAGTCTCAGCCGCAACGCGCGACATCCCGCAATCATGTTCGACGCAAACGAGTCCTGGAACCACGCTCAGGCGGCTCGCTATGTTGCAGCCATCGAGGAGCGGATGGACCTCACCTGGGTCGAAGAACCGCTCCGCCGCTGGGATGCCGCCGGCATGGCTGCGCTACGCGGCAAGATCCGGGCGGCGATCGCCAGCGGTGAGAATCTGACCGGACTCGAGCAGTACCGGCCTCTCCTCGATGCGAACGCCATCGACATCGTGCAGGTGGGAAACGTCTGGGGGATCACACACTTCCTCCGCGTGGCGACGCTGGCTCACGGCCGCGACCTTCCGGTCAGTCCCGTCGCCTACAACGGCAATCCGGTGGCCCACGCGGCTGCAGCCGTCCCCAACCTGCTCACCTATGAAGTACAGGACCTCCACTTTCCGGTGGGCCTGGATATCGACCAGCAGTTCGATGATGGCGGCATCGTGCTCGGCGACCGCCCGGGTATCGGGATCGTCGTCGACGAGTCGCAGATGACGCTGGCAGGAGCAGTGCCGACCATCCCCGCCGCGGCCGGCCCCCACATCCGACCGGAACGAGCGGCACTCCGCCTCGTCGCCGAACCCGACGTCATCGACGTCCCGGTTCCTCCCCTGAGGCCGGTGTCATGA
- a CDS encoding L-rhamnose mutarotase, with amino-acid sequence MTKAPERHALVVGVRPEKRDEYVRLHRSVWPDVERTMSECNVRNYSIFIFGDTLFAYYDYVGDDHDADMRQIAADPVSQEWWAYTDPCQVQIGETRDPGSLWQPIDELYHLE; translated from the coding sequence ATGACGAAGGCACCCGAACGACACGCCCTTGTGGTCGGTGTGCGGCCCGAGAAACGGGACGAGTACGTACGCCTCCATCGCTCGGTGTGGCCCGACGTGGAACGCACAATGAGCGAGTGCAACGTGCGCAACTACAGCATCTTCATCTTCGGCGACACCCTTTTCGCCTACTACGACTACGTCGGCGATGACCACGATGCGGACATGCGTCAGATCGCGGCCGATCCGGTGTCGCAGGAGTGGTGGGCCTATACCGACCCATGCCAGGTGCAGATCGGCGAGACACGGGATCCCGGATCACTGTGGCAACCCATCGACGAGCTCTACCACCTGGAATGA